The bacterium genomic interval GACTGTTTTTAACATATGCTGCTTATATGAAAAAAGAGCATGGTTTGGTAAAAAATGCATTCTTCACAGGAATCGGAAATAATACAATCTCAATTTTATCCGGTATAATGATTTTCGGGACTGTGTTTGCTGTACTTAAAAGTGAAATGCTGATGAGCCAGCCGGAAATTCTGGAAATTATGAAAACAAGCGGGCCTGCTTCAACAGGCTTGACCTTTATCTGGATGCCTCAGCTTTTTGCAAGAATGTTCCTGGGCCACCCTATTGCAGTTCTTTTTTTCCTGGCGCTTACATTTGCCGGATTCTCTTCCCTGATTGCAATGCTTGAACTCCCCACAAGAATTTTTGTTGATGCCGGATTTAAAAGGCCTGCTGCTATTGCTCTTGTCGTAGGTGTTAGTTATCTTTTGGGTATCCCGTCTGCCCTGAATCTTAAAATTTTAAGCAACCAGGATTTTGTCTGGGGGCTCGGACTTATTCTATCAGGCGGATTTATGTCATTTACTCTTGTAAGAAGCGGGATAAGGAAAATCCGTACTGATATTATTTTGTCAGATAAGAATGATCTCAGTATAGGAGTCTGGTGGGAAAAAGTTATTGCTTATGTTGTCCCTGTTATGGCAAGTGCCCTTCTTTTATGGTGGCTTTCTCTTTGCGCAACTGTTTATGCCCCCAAAGAGTGGTGGAATCCTATTAACCCTTTCAGCATTGCAACGGTTTTAGTGCAGTGGGCAATAGTTCTTTTTATATTTATAACATTTAGAAAATGGACATCTTCTCACATGGTGCGAGAGGATTTATTTATAGACGGCGGTTTTATAAATATAAATAAATGATTGATAAAACCATAAACTATTCAGGTGGTTTAATGGATGATATAAAAGATTCTGACAAACTGTATCAGACAGATTTATTTTCATCAAATAGTTTTATGTCAGGTCTGACAGATGAGCAGAAAGAGGCAGTGGAGTACGGCAAAGGGCCTCTTCTTATTGTTGCGGGAGCCGGAACAGGCAAAACTATGGTTATTACAAGGAGGATTGCTTACCTTATAAACAACAAGATTGCCCTTCCTGAAGAGATACTTGCTCTTACATTCACAGAAAAGGCTGCTATTGAGATGGAGGAGCGTGTTGATCTGCTTTTGCCGTACGGCCTTGCAAATGTGCATATCTCTACATTCCATTCTTTCGGTGATATGATTTTAAGGCAGTACGGCCTTGAGATGGGTATTAATCCTGATTATCAGGTCCTGTCCGACCCGGAAAAGATAATTTTTTTTCAGGAGCATATTTTTGAGTTTCCTTTGAATATCCTCAGGCCTCTTGGTAATCCTGCAAAATTTATCGGCAATATTTTAAAAGTAATATCACGTGCAAAAGATGAAGACATCTCTCCGGAGTCATATATCTCTTTTTCCGAAGAGCTGATAAAAAAAGCAGAGATTCAAAATGATCCGGAACTTTTAGATTATGCGGGGAAACAGCTTGAGATAGCCAATACTTACAAAAAATATCAGGACCTTCTTGCAAAAGAGGGGAAAGCGGATTTCGGCGATCAGGTTTTTCTTGCACTCAAGCTGTTAAGAGATAATCCGTCAGTACTTTCACGAATAAAGAACAAGTTTAAATATATTCTTGTGGATGAGTTCCAGGATACTAATTTTGCCCAGTATCAGCTTGTGAAAATTATTGGGGGAGAGGTTGCGAATATTACTGTTGTAGGGGATGATGACCAGTCCATCTATAAATTCCGCGGCGCTGCAATATCCAATATTCTGGGATTTACAAAAGATTTTCCCGATTCACACCAGATTGTCCTAACGCGTAATTTCCGTTCTACCCAGCCGATTCTGGATTCGGCATATAAATTGATTCAGAATAATAATCCCGACAGGCTGGAGGTACGCAACAGGATAAATAAACAGTTGATTGCAGACTCTGCTGAAGGACAACCTGTTGAGCAGATTCATTGCGATACAAGTATAACAGAGGCTGATAAGGTCTCATCAATTATTTCCCGGTTAGTTGAAAGCAGCAAATATTCATATAAAGATATTGCAATACTTGTAAGAACAAACAAACTTGCAGATAATTTTATTCGAAGCCTGAACATGAAGCATATACCATGGTCATTTTCAGGAAACAGGGGGCTTTACGAACGTCCTGAAGTGCGTATTTTAATCTCTTTTCTGCATGTTATCTGCGATCCTGATGATTCGGCGCATCTTTATAATCTTGCAGTATCAGAAGTGTATGAAATTACATCAATGAGGGATGTGTTTAAATGCACAAGTATCGCTCACAGGGAAAACAGGAGACTGTATTCAGTTTTTGAAGAAGTTGTTACGGGCAAATCCGCTGAAGAATTATCTTCAGGAACAATTTCTTCCATAACAAAAATTGTTCAGGATATTAAATTTTATCAGGAGCTCTCACGAGACAATATTACAGGATATGTCCTGTATCAGTTTATTACCAGGTCCAACTATCTTAAGAAACTTACACAAATTGAGACACACGAAAACAACCTTAAGATTCAGAATATAGCAAGATTTTTTGATGTTATCTGGGCATTTGCACAAATTGCACGGGAGGACAGGATAATCTACTTTATCCGCCATCTTAGCCAGTTAATTGAGGCAGGGGACGATCCTCCTGTTGCTGAAGCAGATTCCGATGAAGACGCTGTTTATATTTCCACAATACACAAGGCAAAGGGGCTTGAGTGGCCTGTGGTTTTTATGGTCGGACTTTCTGACAGCAAATTTCCATCGAGAAATATGGGAGCAAGCCTTGAACTTCCAGTGGAACTTGTAAGAGAGATTGTTCTTGAAGGGGATGTGCATCTGCAGGAGGAAAGAAGGCTTTTTTATGTAGGAATGACAAGG includes:
- a CDS encoding UvrD-helicase domain-containing protein is translated as MDDIKDSDKLYQTDLFSSNSFMSGLTDEQKEAVEYGKGPLLIVAGAGTGKTMVITRRIAYLINNKIALPEEILALTFTEKAAIEMEERVDLLLPYGLANVHISTFHSFGDMILRQYGLEMGINPDYQVLSDPEKIIFFQEHIFEFPLNILRPLGNPAKFIGNILKVISRAKDEDISPESYISFSEELIKKAEIQNDPELLDYAGKQLEIANTYKKYQDLLAKEGKADFGDQVFLALKLLRDNPSVLSRIKNKFKYILVDEFQDTNFAQYQLVKIIGGEVANITVVGDDDQSIYKFRGAAISNILGFTKDFPDSHQIVLTRNFRSTQPILDSAYKLIQNNNPDRLEVRNRINKQLIADSAEGQPVEQIHCDTSITEADKVSSIISRLVESSKYSYKDIAILVRTNKLADNFIRSLNMKHIPWSFSGNRGLYERPEVRILISFLHVICDPDDSAHLYNLAVSEVYEITSMRDVFKCTSIAHRENRRLYSVFEEVVTGKSAEELSSGTISSITKIVQDIKFYQELSRDNITGYVLYQFITRSNYLKKLTQIETHENNLKIQNIARFFDVIWAFAQIAREDRIIYFIRHLSQLIEAGDDPPVAEADSDEDAVYISTIHKAKGLEWPVVFMVGLSDSKFPSRNMGASLELPVELVREIVLEGDVHLQEERRLFYVGMTRARDILYFTSAENYGGKRKNKVSRFVREALDRPDIGEVAFKSNAVEQIERFGDFTAGTSGEMKPIPDDAVLNISYYQVDDYLTCPLKYKYVHVLRLPFFHHSIVYGKAVHSAVELYYRHRIIGKPITLGELFTAFEKAWRNIGFLSREHEERRFEAGKEAIRRFFKEEESKEGNSSPLMVEEPFSFMLGKNRISGRWDFIEERDGKTVIADFKTSEVFVQEKAVKRAKKSAQLVIYAMAYNARFGKMPDFIELRFIESGLTGTTAVKDKMISKVEQNILKAAGGIRKRDYSATPGYQECSFCAYQSVCPSYRPKK
- a CDS encoding sodium-dependent transporter; the protein is MDNSVNQRFSSRLAFLLSVLGIAVGTGNIWRFPRIVAQCGGREGAGAFLIAWVIFLFMWSIPLIIGEYALGRNYRSGVISTITKAAGKAFSWMGTFIAFVSTAITFFYSVIVGWCIYYLIRMLTNPLPLTNESSMAIWNNYQSGGWPLLFHAAAMLIGAFAIWKGVSSIERVNKILIPTLLVIIFISVIRALTLPGAWDGVRYLFTPQWSQLTRPRIWIEALTQNAWDTGAGWGLFLTYAAYMKKEHGLVKNAFFTGIGNNTISILSGIMIFGTVFAVLKSEMLMSQPEILEIMKTSGPASTGLTFIWMPQLFARMFLGHPIAVLFFLALTFAGFSSLIAMLELPTRIFVDAGFKRPAAIALVVGVSYLLGIPSALNLKILSNQDFVWGLGLILSGGFMSFTLVRSGIRKIRTDIILSDKNDLSIGVWWEKVIAYVVPVMASALLLWWLSLCATVYAPKEWWNPINPFSIATVLVQWAIVLFIFITFRKWTSSHMVREDLFIDGGFININK